In Mytilus edulis chromosome 6, xbMytEdul2.2, whole genome shotgun sequence, the following proteins share a genomic window:
- the LOC139526614 gene encoding uncharacterized protein has product MIQVLTTAIRGYVKGLEGVLSDTIASSLYIFTMKKKQYDPNALKLAYDAVQNGLSVYKAAKNYGIPESTLRDRTLGLVSVDGRCSNYLFHESTEKPDAPQGVALYDRREMVDHIAHMASIGYGYSRIDVIYLATDLAVFMGKRKPQEDILSNKWYYSFMKRWPNLTISKPQKLSMQRARCASKETLTNYYKELGTIMTKNNLHEQPHKIFNMDESALQTEHSPGKIVHDIVVKPQSVTSPRSANVTIIGAGNAIGNAVPPYYVFPGVKFDRALLLDGTPPGSDDQCSKSGWSNSEIFKMYLEKHFLKYVSHDVSGTPLLILFDGHRSHVSLTLQDWAESKNIILFILPPHCSHILQPLDIGCFGPLKACYNREAQLFMRKNPGCKITRYNIGQMSCSPYQKGLSAQNLISSFRKSGIYPFNPKAVDTSELAPAIQFTPQLHQMKQVQ; this is encoded by the exons ATGATACAAGTCTTGACCACTGCTATACGTGGGTATGTAAAAGGATTGGAGGGGGTTTTATCAGATACAATAGCATCATCATTGT ATATTTTTACAATGAAGAAAAAGCAGTATGAcccaaatgctttgaaacttgcCTATGATGCTGTCCAAAATGGATTGTCTGTTTACAAAGCTGCAAAAAACTATGGTATTCCAGAAAGCACTCTTAGAGATAGGACACTTGGTTTGGTTTCTGTGGATGGGAGATGCTCCAATTACCTTTTTCATGAGTCTACAgagaaaccagatgctccacagggcgtagctttatacgaccgcagag aaatggtGGACCACATTGCACATATGGCCAGCATTGGTTATGGTTATTCAAGAATAGATGTCATTTATCTAGCAACTGATTTAGCTGTGTTTATGGGCAAGAGAAAACCTCAAGAGGATATATTGAGCAACAAATGGTATTACTCTTTTATGAAAAGATGGCCAAATCTAACTATTAGTAAACCACAGAAATTATCCATGCAGAGAGCTAGATGTGCATCAAAGGAGACACTAACTAACTATTACAAAGAGTTGGGCACTATTATGACCAAAAACAATCTGCATGAACAGCCacacaaaatatttaatatgGATGAGAGTGCTCTACAAACTGAACATAGCCCAGGTAAAATTGTTCATGACATTGTTGTTAAGCCCCAGTCTGTCACATCGCCAAGATCTGCAAATGTCACTATAATTGGTGCTGGCAATGCAATTGGAAATGCTGTTCCACCTTATTATGTATTTCCGGGTGTTAAATTTGACAGGGCTCTACTTCTTGATGGGACTCCACCTGGTTCTGATGACCAATGCAGTAAATCTGGATGGTCTAACagtgaaatattcaaaatgtacCTTGAAAAGCATTTTCTCAAGTATGTATCACATGATGTCTCTGGCACTCCTCTTCTTATATTGTTTGATGGCCACCGCTCACATGTGAGCTTAACTTTGCAAGATTGGGCTGAATCAAAGAACATCATTCTTTTCATACTTCCACCACACTGTAGCCACATTTTACAGCCATTAGATATAGGGTGTTTTGGACCACTAAAGGCTTGTTACAACCGGGAGGCACAGTTGTttatgagaaaaaatccaggatgTAAAATTACAAGGTATAACATAGGACAAATGTCTTGTTCTCCCTACCAGAAAGGTCTATCTGCACAGAACTTGATATCATCTTTTAGGAAAAGTGGGATATATCCTTTTAACCCAAAAGCTGTTGACACCAGCGAACTTGCTCCAGCTATACAATTTACCCCACAGCTACATCAGATGAAGCAAGTACAATGA
- the LOC139528408 gene encoding RPA-interacting protein B-like has product MSGSEKTKKNHRDMYKAKTPPWKETYRKRCLDRLRQSRSKFQDRFRGINSKEMEKDANDNFIHELMREELKIIQRSFQGSPTFDDIEMETDKLDFDVDEYVTYFDDIQQELIQEEKRMIDEYENSLQQEEKSLCTAIERLCTDEVICPVCQKSQLLQNKGIIFCRCGLRIDTEQDCITLANVKSSLEEGINQHGTTCEGEAVFSSVQDYGSNNLLMSCKTCDWMYIVI; this is encoded by the exons ATGTCTGGAAgtgaaaagacaaaaaagaacCACAGGGACATGTACAAAGCTAAAACGCCACCATGGAAAGAGACTTATAGAAAG AGATGTTTGGACAGATTGAGACAAAGCAGGTCGAAGTTCCAGGACCGATTCCGTGGTATAAACAGTAAAGAAATGGAGAAGGATGCTAATGATAACTTTATACATGAGTTAATGAGAGAGGAACTGAAGATAATACAAAGGTCATTTCAGGGGTCACCTACTTTTGATGATATTGAG ATGGAAACAGACAAATTAGACTTCGATGTTGATGAATATGTAACATATTTTGATGACATTCAACAAGAGCTGATCCAAGAAG AGAAAAGAATGATTGATGAATATGAAAACAGTTTACAACAAGAAGAGAAATCATTATGTACAGCCATAGAAAGACTTTGTACAGATGAAGTTATATGTCCTGTTTGTCAAAA AAGTCAGTTGTTACAGAACAAGGGTATAATATTTTGCCGATGTGGGTTGAGAATAGATACAGAG CAAGACTGCATAACCTTAGCCAATGTTAAATCTTCTTTAGAAGAAGGTATAAATCAGCATGGCACTACCTGTGAAGGAGAGGCTGTGTTTTCTTCTGTTCAGGACTACGGCAGTAACAACTTACTCATGTCCTGTAAG ACTTGTGATTGGATGTATATTGTGATTTAG